From Candoia aspera isolate rCanAsp1 chromosome 4, rCanAsp1.hap2, whole genome shotgun sequence, a single genomic window includes:
- the PDIA4 gene encoding protein disulfide-isomerase A4 has protein sequence MNVKRVCLLTLLLALAQLAVLARCQEEEEGEDSIASEETDDDDDDNDDNEDDDSEVKEENGVLVLNDANFDSFVEGKDTVLLEFYAPWCGHCKQFAPEYEKISKTLKENDPPIPVAKIDATTAPTVSSRFDVSGYPTIKILKKGQPVDYDGSRTEAEIVAKVKEVSQPDWIPPPEATLVLTKENFDATVNEADIILVEFYAPWCGHCKRLAPEYEKAAKELSKRIPPIPLAKVDAIAETDLAKRFDVSGYPSLKIFRKGKPFDYNGPREKYGIVDYMIEQAGPPSKQIQAIKQVQEFLKDGDDVVIIGVFKESQDPAYQLYQDAANSLREEYKFHHTFSSEISNFLKVDPGTLVMMQPEKFQSKYEPTMYVLDIKESTDVAEVKKHVVKHALPLVGHRKTANDAKRYAKKPLVVVYYMVDFSFDYRVATQYWRNKVLDVAKDFPEYTFAIADEEDYSSEIKDLGLIDSGEDVNAAIFDEAGKKYAMEPEEFDSDTLREFVLSFKKGKLKPIVKSQPIPKNNKGPVKIVVGKTFESTVMDPNADVLIEFYAPWCGHCKKLEPIYMELGKKYKNQKNLIIAKMDATANDVTNDNYKVEGFPTIYFAPSNKKKNPIKFETGERDLENLSKFVEEHATKLSKTKDEL, from the exons atTCTATTGCCAGTGAGGAaactgatgatgatgacgatgacaatgACGATAATGAAGACGATGATTcagaagtaaaagaagaaaacGGTGTTTTAGTGTTGAATGATGCAAACTTTGATAGTTTTGTTGAAGGCAAAGATACTGTACTTCTGGAGTTTTATGCCCCCTG GTGTGGGCACTGTAAGCAGTTTGCTCCAGAATATGAAAAAATATCCAAAACACTAAAAGAAAATGATCCACCCATTCCCGTTGCCAAAATAGATGCTACAACAGCCCCTACTGTGTCAAGTCGATTTGATGTTAGTGGTTATCCAACCATTAAAATTCTGAAGAAAGGGCAGCCAGTGGATTATGATGGCTCAAGAACAGAAGCAG AAATTGTGGCTAAAGTAAAGGAGGTTTCACAACCTGACTGGATCCCTCCACCTGAAGCTACATTAGTTTTGACCAAAGAGAACTTTGATGCAACAGTGAATGAAGCAGACATAATTCTGGTTGAATTCTATGCTCCATG GTGTGGACATTGCAAAAGATTAGCTCCAGAATATGAGAAGGCAGCTAAGGAGCTTAGTAAGCGTATTCCTCCTATCCCCCTAGCAAAAGTTGATGCTATTGCAGAAACAGATCTTGCAAAGAGATTTGATGTGTCTGGATACCCTTCTCTCAAGATCTTCCGCAAGGGCAAACCTTTTGACTACAATGGGCCAAGAGAAAAATATG GAATTGTTGATTACATGATAGAACAAGCTGGCCCTCCATCCAAACAAATACAGGCCATTAAACAGGTACAAGAATTTCTGAAAGATGGAGATGATGTTGTTATTATTGGCGTTTTTAAAGAAAGCCAGGACCCAGCTTACCAACTCTACCAAGATGCAG CTAACAGCTTGAGAGAAGAATATAAGTTCCACCATACTTTCAGCAGTGAAATATCAAACTTCCTAAAAGTAGATCCTGGAACACTGGTGATGATGCAACCTGAAAAATTTCAATCAAAATATGAGCCTACAATGTATGTTTTGGATATAAAA GAATCTACTGATGTTGCTGAAGTGAAAAAACATGTGGTGAAACATGCCCTGCCTCTTGTTGGTCATCGCAAGACTGCTAATGACGCTAAGAGATATGCTAAGAAGCCCTTAGTAGTTGTTTATTATATGGTAGACTTCAGCTTTGACTATCGTGTTG CTACCCAGTATTGGCGTAATAAAGTCTTAGACGTGGCTAAGGACTTTCCAGAATACACTTTTGCAATTGCTGATGAAGAAGACTACTCTTCAGAGATAAAAGATTTGGGACTGATTGACAGTGGAGAAGATGTTAATGCTGCTATCTTTGATGAAGCTGGTAAAAAATATGCCATGGAACCTGAAGAATTTGACTCTGATACACTTAGGGAATTTGTTTTGTCATTCAAAAAAG GTAAACTAAAGCCCATTGTGAAATCCCAGCCAATACCAAAAAATAACAAAGGTCCAGTGAAGATTGTTGTTGGTAAAACTTTTGAATCCACAGTAATGGATCCAAATGCTGATGTTCTTATAGAGTTCTATGCTCCCTGGTGTGGGCATTGCAAGAAATTAGAACCCATCTATATGGAATTGGGTAAAAAATACAAGAATCAGAAAAATCTGATAATTGCTAAAATGGATGCAACTGCTAATGATGTCACAAATGACAATTACAAAGTAGAAGGTTTCCCCACCATCTATTTTGCTCCCAGcaacaagaagaaaaatccaATTAAATTTGAAACCGGGGAAAGAGATTTGGAGAACTTGAGTAAATTTGTTGAAGAACATGCCACCAaattaagcaaaacaaaagatGAACTTTAA